A single Halogeometricum sp. S3BR5-2 DNA region contains:
- a CDS encoding DUF420 domain-containing protein: protein MEYRVKDRVPEVAGLLSIISLALVFGAALGAIPKSLLPRAPAWVLSVIPFVNAIISGLAILTIGAGWYWIRGGRIARHRAAMLTSVVLFAVFLTLYLYKVALQGPTPFTGPAAIRQFAYLPLLAIHITLAIICVPLLYYVLLLAMTRPIQEIPQTRHPTIGRIAASLWLVSFTLGIVVYLLLYVVY, encoded by the coding sequence ATGGAGTATCGTGTGAAAGACCGCGTCCCGGAAGTCGCTGGACTCCTGTCCATCATTTCACTGGCGCTCGTATTTGGCGCCGCCCTTGGAGCGATCCCGAAGAGCCTTCTTCCACGAGCCCCAGCGTGGGTGCTCAGCGTAATTCCGTTCGTCAACGCGATCATCAGTGGACTCGCTATACTCACTATTGGAGCCGGATGGTATTGGATTCGTGGCGGTCGGATCGCCCGTCATCGAGCGGCGATGCTCACGAGTGTGGTCTTATTTGCGGTGTTTCTCACGCTCTATTTGTACAAGGTGGCACTGCAAGGGCCGACTCCGTTCACGGGTCCGGCAGCCATCCGCCAGTTCGCCTACTTACCGCTCCTCGCAATTCACATCACGCTCGCCATCATCTGCGTTCCATTGCTTTACTACGTGCTCCTTCTTGCGATGACGCGGCCAATCCAAGAGATTCCACAGACGCGTCATCCGACGATAGGACGAATCGCCGCGTCGCTGTGGCTCGTCTCGTTCACACTCGGTATCGTCGTCTATCTGCTGCTCTACGTCGTCTACTGA